A single Anabrus simplex isolate iqAnaSimp1 chromosome 10, ASM4041472v1, whole genome shotgun sequence DNA region contains:
- the LOC136882268 gene encoding uncharacterized protein codes for MVAVKVEIDEGVIGENVGDNNHKLSSLQFCTMQRRGKRLVQEELEATRNNDGSNDIMIDNNCIVLPTAYGFSENSRETTEERQEDNEQNYKNDFLHKKNSDKLNKMLRLHGKKYQGKKFQDNMYLVVERAERKLLPVTCSHKEGKKSNARSYRCREIGENQRTKIHKTIWGFNSWDQKRAYVRGLVIYRKVLRRRNKNIDVPKKEYGYDCYLPTEDGRKVRVCKNFLLATTGLKKDSFDDWVKPFYSNSEKEESTENVERGFTQDSDKIGSEKFKSDLVRQ; via the exons CCATAAACTATCAAGCCTTCAGTTCTGCACGATGCAAAGAAGAGGAAAAAGGCTGGTGCAGGAGGAACTTGAAGCTACGAGGAATAATGATGGATCAAATGATATTATGATAG ATAACAACTGCATTGTCCTTCCCACTGCTTATGGTTTTTCCGAAAACTCAAGAGAAACTACGGAAGAAAGACAAGAAGATAACGAGCAAAATTACAAAAACGACTTCTTACACAAGAAGAATTCTGATAAACTGAACAAAATGCTGAGGCTCCACGGGAAGAAATACCAGGGTAAAAAGTTCCAAGACAACATGTACCTTGTAGTCGAGCGCGCAGAGCGTAAATTACTTCCAGTAACGTGTTCACACAAGGAAGGTAAAAAGTCAAATGCGAGGAGTTATAGGTGTAGAGAAATTGGTGAAAATCAGAGAACAAAGATTCACAAAACTATTTGGGGCTTCAACTCGTGGGATCAAAAGAGGGCATATGTACGTGGGCTGGTGATTTACCGAAAAGTTTTaaggagaagaaataaaaatattgacGTTCCGAAGAAAGAGTATGGTTACGACTGTTATTTACCAACAGAGGATGGACGGAAAGTGAGGGTTTGCAAAAACTTTCTTCTAGCCACTACAGGTTTGAAGAAGGATAGTTTTGATGATTGGGTAAAACCTTTCTACAGCAACAGTGAGAAGGAAGAATCAACAGAAAATGTGGAAAGAGGATTTACACAAGACAGTGACAAAATCGGCTCAGAAAAGTTCAAATCTGATTTGGTAAGACAGTAG